The following are encoded in a window of Verrucomicrobiota bacterium genomic DNA:
- a CDS encoding NERD domain-containing protein, with the protein MLIKEKDGIELQLEELHHLLGTAKLSAGQRDEVQDEIKQTKTGAQGEEKAAYYINFKLRDSNNYAVLHDLRLEHEGGVAQIDHLLIDRFLDVILIESRNVTTALRVNEHGEFEIRTRSFWKGIESPVERSQRHALVVEAIINALDLAPRRMGIPISRNYHHWVLVSPECSLLRPTGEQNILKMDQFGTRLDQFGHENGNPLGVAKLISPETLREFAQRLAAQHRPSAPDYAARFGIDPLPKKSGSAWRPGANSRGCAGCGAPLDSKVVFFCRINAGRFEGKLLCRPCQAAMAITHNCT; encoded by the coding sequence ATGTTGATCAAAGAGAAAGACGGGATCGAGTTACAGCTTGAAGAGCTTCATCACCTCTTGGGGACGGCAAAGCTCTCTGCCGGGCAACGAGACGAGGTCCAGGACGAGATCAAGCAGACCAAAACGGGCGCCCAAGGGGAGGAGAAGGCTGCCTACTACATCAACTTCAAACTGCGGGACTCAAACAATTATGCGGTCCTCCATGACCTGCGCCTGGAGCATGAAGGTGGAGTTGCCCAAATCGATCACCTGCTCATTGACCGGTTCCTTGATGTTATCCTGATCGAAAGCAGGAACGTCACCACCGCCCTGCGCGTGAACGAACACGGCGAGTTCGAGATCAGAACCCGGTCGTTTTGGAAGGGGATTGAATCGCCGGTCGAACGGAGCCAACGGCACGCCCTGGTCGTGGAGGCCATCATCAATGCCTTGGACCTTGCGCCCCGGCGTATGGGCATCCCGATTAGCCGCAACTACCATCATTGGGTTCTGGTCTCCCCGGAATGCTCGCTCTTGAGACCGACCGGAGAACAGAACATCCTGAAAATGGACCAGTTCGGCACCCGTCTGGACCAATTCGGCCATGAGAACGGGAATCCCCTTGGGGTCGCTAAACTGATCTCCCCTGAAACGCTGAGGGAATTTGCGCAGCGGTTGGCTGCGCAGCACCGGCCCTCGGCGCCGGACTACGCAGCCCGATTCGGGATTGATCCGCTTCCGAAAAAGTCCGGATCGGCTTGGAGACCGGGCGCGAATTCCCGGGGTTGCGCCGGATGCGGTGCGCCCCTGGACAGCAAGGTAGTGTTTTTCTGCCGTATCAATGCCGGCCGGTTTGAAGGCAAGCTTCTCTGCCGGCCTTGTCAGGCCGCCATGGCGATCACGCACAACTGCAC